A genome region from Lucilia cuprina isolate Lc7/37 chromosome 3, ASM2204524v1, whole genome shotgun sequence includes the following:
- the LOC111687771 gene encoding alanine--glyoxylate aminotransferase, with translation MEVPPPLVLKRSLYVPNKTLMGPGPSNCSQRVLSSLSNPVLGHLHPECLQIMDEIKEGIKYVFQTLNDATMCISGSGHAGMEAALCNLIEDGDIVLLATTGIWGHRAAEMAKRYGGDVRYVEARFGRSLTVDEIEFAMEGHKPQIFFIAQGDSSTGILQSNLKEIGELCRRYNCLFVVDTVASLGGTEFCMDEWFVDVAYTGSQKVLGAPPGITPISFSKRAIKHVVERKTKVKVYYFDVLLIGQYWNCYGSPRIYHHTISSTLLYGLREALAQFCAQGLKEVIHRHQECSYRLQQGIKDLGLELFVPNPSDRLPTVNTVKVPVGIDWRKVADYTMRKYNLEISGGLGPTVEHVFRIGLMGENATFERVDLVLNVLHEAIQSTKLNSLVNEKSKI, from the exons ATGGAAGTGCCGCCACCTTTAGTTTTGAAACGTTCCTTATATGTTCCCAATAAAACCTTGATGGGACCAGGTCCATCAAATTGTTCACAAAGAGTTTTATCTTCCTTAAGTAATCCAGTTTTGGGTCATTTACATCCGGAATGTTTACAg ATAATGGATGAAATTAAAGAGGGCATCAAGTATGTTTTTCAGACATTAAACGATGCAACTATGTGTATAAGCGGTTCCGGTCATGCCGGCATGGAGGCCGCACTCTGCAACTTAATCGAAGATGGTGATATTGTTCTACTAGCTACGACCGGTATTTGGGGTCATCGTGCCGCCGAAATGGCAAAACGTTATGGTGGTGATGTGCGTTACGTTGAAGCTCGCTTTGGTCGTTCTCTGACTGTTGATGAGATTGAGTTTGCAATGGAAGGTCACAAACCACAGATATTTTTTATAGCTCAAGGCGATTCATCGACCGGCATCTTGCAGTCGAACTTGAAGGAGATTGGTGAATTGTGTCGCAgatataattgtttatttgttgttgataCGGTAGCCTCATTGGGTGGCACTGAATTTTGCATGGATGAGTGGTTTGTAGATGTGGCCTATACAGGTTCACAAAAGGTACTCGGTGCTCCTCCTGGTATTACACCCATCTCTTTTAGTAAACGTGCCATTAAACATGTAGTGGAACGTAAGACTAAAGTAAAAGTTTACTATTTTGATGTACTGCTGATTGGTCAATATTGGAATTGTTATGGTTCCCCACGCATCTATCATCATACCATTTCCTCGACTCTTTTATACGGCCTCAGGGAGGCTTTAGCACAATTTTGTGCTCAAGGTTTGAAAGAAGTCATACATCGACATCAGGAATGTTCATACCGTTTACAGCAAGGTATCAAGGACCTAGGATTGGAATTGTTTGTGCCAAATCCCAGTGATCGATTACCCACTGTTAATACCGTTAAAGTTCCCGTGGGTATTGATTGGCGTAAGGTCGCCGACTATACCATGAGGAA ATACAACTTAGAGATTAGTGGAGGCCTTGGACCCACTGTAGAGCATGTCTTCCGCATTGGTCTTATGGGTGAAAATGCCACCTTTGAACGTGTCGATTTGGTCTTAAACGTTTTGCATGAAGCCATACAAAGTACCAAGTTAAATAGTTTAGtaaatgaaaaatcaaaaatttaa